From the genome of Treponema denticola:
AACAGATAAAAGAAAAAGGCTATGCCGAACCCTACAAGACGGGCGGAAAAAAGATAGTTCTAATAGGTGCTGTTTTTGCCGACGGTATAGATGAAGAAACTGCCAGTACTTGGGAAGCGGAAGCCTTATAGCCCGTCCGATTAAAAAGATAATGCTTTTAAACTGTTTTTACATATCTCATTTCGGGAGCCTTCAAATCTTCATGGACTTGTGTTTTGCCGTCCGGCTTAAAGCCGTTATGCTCATAAAAACTTCTTGCAATCCGGTTTTCTTGAAATACCCAGATGCATAATTCATGTATGCCGGCTTCTTTTGCTTCTTTTTGAAAATGAGTAATTAATTTTGAACCTACTCCCGACCTTTCAAAAGCTTTTTCTACATAAATAGCCATAAGTTCAAAACTATCAGGCTTATCGTTGTCCCG
Proteins encoded in this window:
- a CDS encoding GNAT family N-acetyltransferase is translated as MVRLAELKDLSRVAEINVYGWRNTYRGIVDDNFLFTELSVEKSIERLKEQVNTQNSTSKFYVYEDDKYGIIKGMMRTGMCRDNDKPDSFELMAIYVEKAFERSGVGSKLITHFQKEAKEAGIHELCIWVFQENRIARSFYEHNGFKPDGKTQVHEDLKAPEMRYVKTV